The Coleofasciculus chthonoplastes PCC 7420 genome includes a window with the following:
- a CDS encoding pentapeptide repeat-containing protein — MYPKILVMVFFLTGLGLATPIRAENADQVRQLLETGACRRCALEGANLRDADLRLADLRDTDLKDADLRGADLREADLRRADLTDANLKGADLRGTYLRLTNLTDANLKRANLCGVIMPDGETSEQGCE, encoded by the coding sequence ATGTATCCAAAAATCTTAGTAATGGTTTTTTTCCTGACTGGATTAGGATTAGCGACTCCTATCCGGGCAGAAAATGCGGATCAGGTTCGCCAATTATTGGAAACTGGAGCCTGTCGCCGATGTGCTTTAGAAGGGGCGAATTTGAGAGATGCAGACTTGAGACTTGCTGATCTGAGAGATACTGATTTGAAAGATGCGGATTTGAGAGGGGCTGATCTCAGAGAAGCCGACTTGAGACGGGCAGATTTGACCGATGCGAATCTCAAAGGGGCTGATTTGAGGGGGACTTATTTGAGATTAACAAATTTGACTGATGCGAACCTAAAACGGGCGAACCTTTGCGGTGTGATTATGCCCGATGGCGAAACCTCTGAGCAAGGGTGTGAGTAA
- a CDS encoding DUF760 domain-containing protein — protein MVFNSDFLNSPPEDDATNQLLSYLQHQSPDVLSQVAKSASPEIQQIISQNVQGLVGMLPSESFNVQVTTDRENLAGLLASAMMTGYFLRRMEQRMELEDNMTDTMNWHGQSHYNDHSNGSSL, from the coding sequence ATGGTATTTAACTCTGACTTCCTCAATTCTCCCCCTGAAGATGACGCAACCAACCAACTCCTGAGCTATCTCCAACACCAATCCCCCGATGTGCTGTCCCAGGTTGCCAAATCTGCCAGCCCGGAAATTCAGCAAATCATTTCCCAGAATGTCCAAGGACTGGTGGGTATGCTTCCGTCTGAGAGTTTCAATGTACAAGTTACCACAGATCGCGAAAACTTAGCTGGATTGTTGGCTTCGGCGATGATGACGGGCTATTTTCTGCGTCGCATGGAACAACGCATGGAACTAGAAGATAATATGACTGACACCATGAATTGGCATGGGCAATCCCATTACAACGACCACTCTAACGGTTCTTCCCTCTAA
- the scpB gene encoding SMC-Scp complex subunit ScpB, with amino-acid sequence MPRLATQIEAILYLKGKPLSLTEIAECARCDRSAVEDALIELMSDYAYRDSALEVVETPKGYSLQLRASFATLMQSLVPAELGVGALRTLAAIAIKQPIAQTELIDLRGSGAYQHVQELISLGFVSRRRQTDGRSYWLQVTNKFHQHFELDNLLPSLRTSSQS; translated from the coding sequence ATGCCTCGTCTAGCGACCCAAATTGAAGCGATTCTATACTTAAAGGGCAAACCTTTGTCCCTGACGGAAATTGCTGAGTGCGCCAGATGCGATCGCTCGGCGGTAGAAGATGCTTTAATTGAACTGATGTCAGACTATGCCTATCGAGACAGCGCCCTAGAAGTCGTCGAGACACCAAAGGGCTATAGCTTGCAGTTACGGGCTTCATTTGCTACGTTAATGCAAAGTCTAGTGCCTGCTGAATTAGGTGTAGGAGCATTGAGAACCTTAGCGGCGATCGCAATCAAACAACCTATTGCTCAAACTGAACTGATCGACTTACGCGGTAGTGGTGCGTATCAACATGTTCAAGAACTCATCTCCCTCGGATTTGTCAGCAGACGCCGACAAACCGATGGTCGTTCCTACTGGTTGCAAGTCACCAATAAATTTCATCAACACTTTGAACTCGATAACCTCCTACCGTCCCTACGCACATCCTCTCAATCCTAA
- a CDS encoding RNA-guided endonuclease InsQ/TnpB family protein has translation MLSKIFGFPTNNLAHQLRKTRFYRTSEKRLKFRQKRVSRKKKGSSNRKKAINRLGRVHLKISRQREEHAKRVARCVIQSNDLVAYEDLRSGNLAKNHCLAKSINDAGWYQFRKWLEYFGTKLGKVTVAVNPAYTSQKCSSCGAVVKKSLSTRTHVCQCGFTTDRDWNAAINILQLALSTLGHSGTWVIDSNASGDSTSTLAGAILLGQVGSMNEESSTL, from the coding sequence TTGCTGTCCAAGATTTTTGGCTTTCCAACTAACAATTTAGCACACCAACTACGGAAGACCCGATTTTATCGAACGAGCGAGAAACGTTTAAAGTTTAGACAAAAGCGCGTCTCTCGTAAAAAGAAAGGCTCATCCAACCGCAAGAAAGCCATTAATCGATTAGGACGAGTGCACCTTAAAATAAGTAGGCAACGTGAAGAACACGCGAAGAGAGTAGCGCGTTGCGTTATCCAATCTAACGATTTGGTCGCCTATGAAGACTTGAGGAGCGGGAATTTAGCTAAAAATCATTGTCTTGCCAAGTCGATCAATGATGCGGGTTGGTATCAATTTAGGAAATGGCTAGAGTATTTTGGGACTAAGTTGGGTAAAGTAACGGTTGCTGTTAATCCAGCGTATACCTCCCAGAAATGCTCTAGCTGTGGTGCAGTTGTCAAAAAATCTCTATCAACTCGGACTCATGTTTGTCAATGTGGGTTCACCACAGATAGGGATTGGAATGCTGCCATTAACATCCTACAATTAGCCTTGAGTACGCTAGGGCATAGCGGAACTTGGGTCATAGACTCGAACGCTTCTGGAGATTCGACCTCTACCTTAGCTGGAGCAATCCTGCTTGGGCAAGTTGGGTCTATGAATGAAGAATCCTCGACCCTTTAG
- a CDS encoding DNA cytosine methyltransferase translates to MAKLGYRPVAIDLFAGVGGFSLGIEQAGFDVAIAVEKDPIHAAVYKFNFPQTHVLCADVTELTGTHIQKALRNWCDRQKRPVRVSDRDRMDINLVFGGPPCQGFSVMGKRQVCDKRNLLVFEFCRLVKELQPRYFLMENVPGLGWKKYQDLLNRLQWEFNAAGYEITQPIQVLNAVNFGVPQQRQRLFILGNQVGVKPLTYPQPQLQSPSEFCTVRDAIADLPNLDDFPELQTSDWVELTFPQLKLLQALAMPYVEKLRNIISDPFNFAHPRKWNPFLLTSSKRTRHNPASIERFNQTLPGQLEAISRLQRLDWDKPCYTLRAGTGYDRGSYTSPRPIHPNYPRVISVREAARLHSFPDWFRFHGTKWHGFRQVGNSVPPRLGRVLGDQIIAALGVEPSPPTLTLTLRDSHLLELGQVKAFKYWKQKV, encoded by the coding sequence ATGGCAAAATTAGGGTATCGACCTGTCGCCATTGATTTATTTGCAGGTGTTGGTGGGTTTTCCTTGGGAATCGAACAGGCGGGGTTTGATGTGGCGATCGCAGTGGAAAAAGACCCGATTCACGCGGCTGTCTATAAGTTTAATTTTCCCCAGACTCATGTCTTGTGCGCTGATGTGACTGAGTTGACGGGAACACATATCCAGAAAGCCTTGCGGAATTGGTGCGATCGCCAAAAACGTCCGGTTCGGGTGAGCGATCGCGACAGGATGGACATAAACTTAGTATTTGGGGGACCCCCTTGTCAGGGATTCTCTGTCATGGGGAAACGTCAGGTTTGTGACAAACGGAACCTTTTAGTCTTTGAGTTCTGTCGCTTGGTCAAAGAACTCCAGCCTCGTTATTTTCTGATGGAGAATGTTCCGGGTTTAGGGTGGAAAAAATACCAAGACTTATTGAATCGGTTGCAATGGGAGTTTAACGCCGCCGGCTATGAGATAACTCAACCGATACAAGTCCTCAACGCGGTTAATTTCGGTGTACCCCAGCAGCGACAACGGTTATTTATATTGGGAAATCAGGTGGGAGTTAAACCTTTAACCTATCCTCAACCTCAATTGCAATCACCCTCTGAATTTTGTACCGTTCGGGATGCGATCGCGGATTTACCGAATTTAGATGATTTTCCTGAACTCCAAACCTCAGACTGGGTAGAACTGACATTCCCTCAGTTAAAATTACTCCAGGCATTAGCCATGCCTTACGTAGAAAAACTACGAAATATCATCAGCGATCCCTTTAATTTTGCCCATCCCCGCAAATGGAATCCATTCCTCTTAACCAGTTCTAAGCGAACCCGACACAATCCTGCATCAATTGAACGGTTTAATCAAACACTACCGGGTCAATTGGAAGCAATTAGTCGCCTACAACGCCTAGACTGGGACAAACCCTGCTACACTCTACGAGCAGGTACTGGATATGATCGAGGTAGCTATACCTCCCCCCGTCCCATTCATCCTAACTATCCACGGGTAATTTCAGTCCGAGAAGCCGCACGTTTACATTCATTTCCGGACTGGTTTCGCTTTCATGGGACGAAATGGCATGGATTTCGACAGGTAGGGAATTCTGTACCGCCACGACTCGGACGAGTCTTAGGTGATCAAATCATCGCCGCCTTGGGAGTTGAACCCTCGCCGCCAACCCTTACCCTCACCCTAAGAGACTCGCACCTATTAGAATTAGGTCAGGTCAAAGCATTTAAGTATTGGAAACAAAAGGTATAA
- a CDS encoding DUF4342 domain-containing protein — MNEPIRTEESVEEINANTVPLENELQSIEPDVDTTTQVNVEEFTISGDDLVGKVRELIHQGNIRRIIVKNEEDQILIEIPLTVGVVGGVVGVTLFPVIAAVGAIGALVARLKLVIERRE, encoded by the coding sequence ATGAACGAACCAATTCGCACCGAAGAAAGCGTCGAAGAGATTAACGCTAACACCGTTCCTCTAGAAAATGAGTTACAGTCTATTGAACCCGACGTTGATACCACAACCCAAGTCAATGTCGAAGAATTCACCATTAGTGGCGATGACTTAGTGGGTAAAGTGAGGGAACTGATCCATCAGGGTAATATTCGCCGGATTATCGTCAAGAACGAAGAAGATCAAATCTTAATCGAAATTCCCCTAACCGTTGGCGTCGTGGGTGGAGTCGTTGGGGTGACGCTGTTTCCCGTCATCGCGGCTGTCGGCGCGATCGGGGCGCTGGTGGCTCGTTTGAAACTCGTGATTGAGCGACGAGAATAA
- a CDS encoding TMEM14 family protein, producing MNNLLPIITGFVLIYALLVLVGGVIGYVKAKSKKSLISGISSGLGLLVAWWLCRIIPIMGLGLATFISLVLFIVFIIRLFRTRSFMPSGMMMVFSLMATVLFSVGLLAAEGFLQ from the coding sequence ATGAACAACTTATTGCCAATTATTACCGGATTTGTTTTAATCTACGCTTTACTCGTTTTGGTGGGTGGCGTAATCGGGTATGTCAAAGCCAAAAGCAAAAAATCCTTAATTTCGGGTATCAGTAGTGGTCTGGGACTTTTGGTGGCTTGGTGGCTTTGTCGGATTATCCCGATTATGGGACTCGGACTCGCCACATTCATTTCTCTAGTGTTATTTATCGTTTTTATTATTCGCCTTTTCCGCACCCGCAGCTTTATGCCTTCTGGCATGATGATGGTTTTTTCGCTAATGGCTACCGTACTCTTTTCTGTAGGATTATTAGCAGCAGAGGGTTTCTTGCAATAG
- a CDS encoding HepT-like ribonuclease domain-containing protein — MNAVEWRAIAGMRDRLIHNYFGVDYDIVWDEDMMKCKVVLL, encoded by the coding sequence TTGAATGCCGTTGAATGGCGTGCGATCGCGGGAATGCGTGATCGCTTAATCCATAATTACTTCGGCGTTGATTACGATATTGTGTGGGACGAAGATATGATGAAATGTAAAGTTGTCCTACTATGA
- a CDS encoding DEAD/DEAH box helicase has protein sequence MADPNWETLKTFLHQLLLITLPSNEDVSVVHTFLAENSDKLNETFALVLQEWAIARLAELDDRHKPDLARRLRGISQFINQFPGGDRTDHLEIVRISYEIAAQVFTQADDPQDWAETNYYLGLIYLERNKGDRIRNLRQAIQRLEAALTVYTAAFPDQRAEIEMHLECAYLEIRQHESIEPSHPILSSTPASSPSATPQVSEAEIAAIQPPAFRAIAQSLLDGEKLTAVEITPASQEKAEPLPQDLPQVLHYALNTIGINSLWSHQYASLQALRQGGDILLSTPTASGKTLAFLLPILETCLSNPHATALFIFPLKALAVDQLRQIHDIIDLIPKFQRINVVMLTGDVPMAERIKLLEQSPQIICITPDLLHHQLFKVFKPQWQSWQLFLRNLRYLVIDEAHTYRGSFGAHFANLMRRLRLAIDQSGGDSTQLQHIFATATIGNPGELAETFSGRQGNLSLIENSGAATAARTTLCLAPSKYANMDSCAIVLSWLEQGLKGIVFCNSRISLKSLLNQIQEHLEQRGQGYLKSQVRIFYGSLKSHHRRQIIQQLSAGEISIILATSALEAGIDIPELDCCLLRGYPGSLMQLRQRQGRAGRKSPGLVIFLPIAQNALDYFYGNNPDLLLRGEVESAVCNPDYQVFLKQHLLCGACESGIPLEKFYQYFGQSAADIAIQLMNQNQLSLSRHQHLWTKPYPHKDVQMRGTNHFTVTLVDQQTGEEFEELDEKHAQREVFPEAIYQHQSPWGDRVWYSCQSLDLENQQAILKPLAEDPQQLTRAEQETEIELKSYLAEPKILPTRIPEGRIRLILGWGEITDYVNGYTLYSLEYDKTCQNFQCRRYHTPVKEAQCPDCRRRTRFAEIQKRIKTVNFEQPYLTRLEAPVLQIEVNQPIQDYLTQQVKGIKQKLVQQYGKNIPSDYTCLWSCPPERIALHSITHQINLAVPLLILSETQEVNSLIVNKPNRQHTLPTIGYWFDTTPGGNGVSEAIFHRFWDFAFKAKVLAAGCDCDQGCPRCLMQHSCPESNAALNKSLGLSLLEIISQMETLPLTSER, from the coding sequence ATGGCTGATCCAAACTGGGAAACCCTGAAGACGTTTCTCCACCAATTGTTGTTGATTACTTTACCCAGCAACGAGGATGTATCTGTGGTGCATACGTTCCTGGCAGAGAACTCTGATAAGCTGAATGAGACGTTTGCCCTGGTGCTACAGGAATGGGCGATCGCAAGGTTGGCTGAATTGGATGATCGTCACAAGCCGGATCTGGCGAGACGCCTGCGGGGAATTAGTCAGTTTATTAACCAGTTTCCTGGCGGCGATCGCACGGATCATCTGGAAATTGTCCGCATTAGCTACGAAATTGCGGCTCAGGTTTTCACTCAGGCTGATGATCCCCAGGATTGGGCGGAAACTAACTATTATTTAGGGTTAATTTATTTAGAGCGGAATAAAGGCGATCGCATCAGGAACCTACGCCAAGCCATTCAACGATTGGAAGCCGCTTTAACCGTCTACACCGCCGCGTTTCCCGATCAACGAGCCGAGATAGAAATGCATCTGGAATGCGCCTACCTAGAAATTCGACAGCATGAGTCAATTGAACCCAGCCATCCTATCCTATCCTCAACCCCTGCATCGTCTCCGTCAGCAACCCCCCAAGTCAGTGAAGCCGAAATCGCCGCGATTCAACCCCCTGCATTTCGTGCGATCGCTCAAAGCCTACTCGACGGGGAAAAGTTAACCGCTGTAGAAATTACTCCCGCTTCCCAGGAAAAGGCGGAACCCTTACCCCAGGATTTACCCCAGGTTCTCCACTACGCCTTAAATACCATTGGCATCAACTCTCTATGGTCTCATCAGTACGCCTCATTACAGGCGTTGCGTCAAGGAGGAGATATTTTACTCTCCACCCCAACAGCCAGTGGCAAAACTCTGGCGTTTCTTCTCCCGATTCTGGAAACCTGTCTGAGCAATCCCCACGCCACCGCCCTATTTATTTTTCCCTTAAAGGCATTGGCGGTGGATCAGTTGCGGCAAATTCACGACATTATTGACCTGATCCCGAAGTTTCAGCGGATTAATGTAGTGATGCTGACGGGAGATGTTCCCATGGCTGAACGGATTAAATTATTAGAACAATCACCGCAAATTATTTGTATCACCCCTGACTTACTCCACCATCAACTTTTTAAAGTTTTTAAACCACAATGGCAATCGTGGCAATTGTTTCTGAGAAATCTGCGTTATTTAGTGATTGATGAAGCCCATACTTATCGCGGTAGTTTTGGTGCCCACTTTGCCAATCTAATGCGACGATTACGATTAGCGATCGACCAAAGTGGTGGCGATTCCACTCAATTACAACATATCTTTGCCACGGCGACGATTGGCAATCCAGGGGAATTAGCCGAAACCTTTAGTGGAAGACAGGGAAATTTATCCCTAATCGAGAACAGTGGTGCAGCAACGGCGGCGCGGACAACCCTCTGTTTAGCCCCATCTAAGTATGCCAATATGGACTCTTGTGCGATTGTCCTATCTTGGTTAGAGCAAGGATTAAAGGGGATTGTTTTTTGCAATAGTCGCATTTCCCTAAAATCTCTCTTAAATCAAATCCAAGAACATCTAGAGCAACGGGGACAAGGCTATCTTAAATCCCAAGTCAGGATATTTTATGGTTCGCTGAAATCTCATCATCGTCGCCAAATTATTCAGCAACTGAGTGCGGGAGAAATTAGCATTATTCTGGCAACCTCAGCCTTAGAAGCTGGGATTGATATTCCGGAACTGGATTGTTGCTTACTGCGCGGTTATCCCGGTTCACTGATGCAGTTACGTCAACGTCAAGGAAGGGCGGGACGGAAAAGCCCTGGTTTAGTTATTTTTCTGCCCATTGCCCAAAACGCCTTGGATTATTTTTATGGGAATAACCCGGACTTATTATTAAGAGGTGAAGTTGAAAGTGCGGTATGTAATCCCGATTATCAAGTTTTCCTCAAACAGCATTTACTCTGTGGGGCTTGTGAGAGTGGGATTCCGTTGGAGAAATTCTATCAATATTTTGGTCAATCTGCCGCAGACATTGCTATTCAGTTGATGAATCAAAACCAGTTATCCCTCTCTCGCCACCAGCACTTGTGGACGAAACCTTATCCCCATAAAGACGTGCAAATGCGAGGAACGAACCATTTTACGGTGACATTAGTGGATCAACAGACGGGGGAAGAATTTGAGGAATTGGATGAAAAGCACGCCCAGCGAGAAGTCTTTCCTGAGGCAATTTATCAGCATCAGTCACCTTGGGGCGATCGGGTTTGGTATTCTTGTCAAAGTCTGGATTTGGAAAATCAACAGGCAATTTTAAAACCTCTAGCTGAAGATCCCCAGCAGTTAACTCGTGCGGAACAAGAAACTGAGATTGAACTCAAATCTTACTTAGCTGAACCGAAGATTTTGCCAACCAGAATTCCGGAAGGACGAATACGCCTAATTCTGGGTTGGGGAGAAATTACCGATTATGTTAATGGATATACACTCTACAGTCTAGAATACGACAAAACCTGCCAAAATTTTCAATGTCGGCGGTATCATACACCTGTCAAAGAAGCTCAATGTCCAGACTGTCGGCGCAGAACACGGTTTGCTGAAATCCAGAAACGGATTAAAACGGTGAATTTTGAGCAGCCTTATTTAACTCGACTGGAAGCACCTGTACTGCAAATTGAAGTTAATCAACCGATTCAGGACTATTTGACTCAACAGGTTAAAGGAATCAAACAAAAATTGGTTCAGCAGTATGGGAAGAATATTCCTAGTGACTATACCTGTCTTTGGTCTTGCCCGCCAGAACGGATTGCGTTACATTCTATTACCCACCAAATTAATTTGGCTGTACCCTTATTAATTTTGAGTGAGACTCAGGAGGTAAATAGTCTAATCGTGAACAAACCTAACCGTCAACACACCTTACCCACAATTGGCTATTGGTTTGATACAACCCCGGGGGGAAATGGGGTATCTGAGGCTATTTTTCATCGCTTCTGGGACTTTGCGTTCAAAGCTAAGGTGTTAGCAGCAGGGTGTGACTGTGATCAGGGTTGTCCTCGCTGTTTAATGCAGCACAGTTGTCCTGAAAGTAATGCGGCGTTGAACAAGAGTTTGGGACTGTCACTATTGGAAATTATCAGTCAGATGGAGACGTTACCTCTAACTTCTGAACGTTAG
- a CDS encoding ABC transporter ATP-binding protein, translated as MPSAVCVQHVQKTYDKIPVVNDLSFTIESGEIFGLLGPNGAGKSTTIRMLTTLTRPTEGQIEIAGYDVVRQPAEVKQNIGVVLQQTSVDNDLTVWENMELHGRLHHITNPRRQTLINQWLEYVELAQRRDSPVKTLSGGMKRRLQIARALLHQPKILFLDEPTVGLDPQTRRRLWEIIRDLNRQGMTMLLTTHYMDEVEVLCDAYGASQPGRIGIMDCGKLIELGTLQQLKANHGEGLLMKQIGDRFEYKFFPTLDDANAYLDSLPDKTGMMVRPSNLEDIFVELTGRQLD; from the coding sequence ATGCCCTCTGCTGTTTGTGTCCAACACGTCCAAAAAACCTACGATAAAATTCCTGTGGTTAATGACCTCTCCTTCACTATCGAATCGGGAGAGATATTTGGTCTACTCGGTCCTAACGGTGCGGGGAAATCGACGACGATTCGCATGTTAACCACTTTAACCCGACCCACTGAAGGGCAAATTGAGATTGCGGGTTACGATGTGGTGCGCCAACCGGCTGAAGTTAAGCAAAATATCGGTGTAGTGTTGCAACAAACCAGTGTTGACAACGACCTGACCGTTTGGGAGAATATGGAACTCCACGGACGTTTGCACCACATTACCAATCCCCGACGGCAAACCCTGATTAACCAGTGGTTGGAGTACGTAGAATTAGCCCAAAGGCGGGATTCGCCCGTGAAAACCCTATCCGGTGGGATGAAGCGTCGCCTGCAAATTGCTAGGGCGCTACTCCACCAACCCAAAATTCTATTTTTAGATGAACCCACGGTGGGACTTGATCCCCAAACCCGTCGCCGCCTGTGGGAAATTATTCGGGATTTAAACCGCCAAGGGATGACTATGCTGCTGACGACGCATTATATGGACGAGGTGGAGGTGTTGTGTGATGCGTATGGGGCAAGTCAGCCGGGACGCATCGGTATTATGGACTGTGGTAAGCTAATTGAACTGGGAACCCTGCAACAACTGAAAGCTAACCATGGCGAAGGGTTGCTGATGAAACAAATTGGCGATCGCTTCGAGTATAAGTTCTTTCCCACTCTAGATGATGCCAATGCCTACCTTGACAGCTTACCGGATAAAACGGGTATGATGGTTCGTCCCTCAAATTTAGAAGATATCTTTGTGGAACTGACGGGACGGCAACTCGATTGA
- a CDS encoding NAD(P)/FAD-dependent oxidoreductase has product MAHIVVIGAGIGGLPTAYELRHLLPHVHRITLICDKPKFTFTPSLPWVAFNLTPLQRIQVDIASVLKSRQIEFVQGKVTGIDPHAQWLRVGDRSINYDYVVIATGAELALDTIPGLGPDRGYTQSVCNPHHALMAKEAWAKFLENPGPLVVGAVPGASCMGPAYEFALLADWILRRQGLREQVPITFVTPEPYAGHLGIGGMADSAELVTELMRQRQIEVIEKAEITAIHPHQITLAEGHRLPFHYAMLLPPFRGPSFVRDVPGLSDEKGFLPVLPTYQHPSFPSIYSAGVVVQLSPPEKTPLPIGVPKTGQMAEAMGMAVAHNIARELGVIQAAPVTPTLAAICMADFGDTGIVFLADPVLPNPKTGQRRRAIAKRGRWVSWLKIAFEQFFLTKMRWGLSVPWFERWSLRLLGLSLVEPIPVSKDYPIESSLQTR; this is encoded by the coding sequence ATGGCTCATATTGTGGTAATCGGTGCGGGTATTGGCGGACTCCCTACAGCTTACGAACTGCGGCATCTCCTGCCTCATGTCCACCGAATTACGTTAATTTGTGACAAACCTAAATTTACGTTTACTCCTTCTCTGCCTTGGGTGGCGTTTAATTTAACTCCACTCCAGCGAATTCAAGTAGATATTGCTTCTGTGCTTAAATCCCGTCAAATTGAGTTTGTTCAAGGTAAGGTAACGGGTATTGACCCCCACGCTCAATGGTTAAGGGTGGGAGACAGGTCTATTAATTATGACTATGTAGTGATTGCTACCGGGGCGGAATTAGCCCTAGATACCATACCAGGATTAGGACCCGATCGCGGTTACACCCAATCGGTGTGCAATCCTCACCATGCTTTGATGGCAAAAGAAGCGTGGGCGAAATTTCTGGAAAATCCTGGACCCTTGGTTGTGGGGGCGGTTCCGGGTGCGAGTTGTATGGGACCGGCTTATGAGTTTGCCCTATTAGCCGATTGGATACTGCGGCGACAAGGATTGCGAGAACAAGTACCGATTACGTTTGTCACCCCAGAACCCTATGCAGGTCATTTGGGAATTGGGGGTATGGCAGATTCGGCGGAATTGGTAACTGAATTAATGCGTCAACGGCAGATTGAGGTGATTGAGAAGGCTGAAATTACTGCTATTCATCCGCATCAGATCACCTTAGCAGAGGGTCATAGGCTACCCTTCCATTACGCCATGCTGCTACCGCCGTTCCGGGGACCAAGCTTTGTCCGAGATGTGCCTGGGTTGAGTGATGAGAAGGGTTTTCTACCTGTATTACCGACGTATCAGCATCCTTCATTTCCCTCTATCTATAGTGCAGGCGTAGTGGTGCAGTTATCGCCACCGGAAAAGACACCTTTGCCTATCGGTGTGCCAAAAACGGGGCAAATGGCGGAGGCGATGGGGATGGCGGTGGCGCACAATATTGCTAGAGAGTTGGGTGTGATTCAAGCGGCACCGGTGACGCCTACCTTGGCAGCGATTTGTATGGCGGATTTTGGTGATACAGGAATTGTCTTCTTAGCTGATCCCGTTTTACCGAATCCGAAAACCGGTCAACGGCGACGTGCGATCGCAAAACGGGGTCGTTGGGTAAGCTGGTTGAAGATTGCCTTTGAGCAATTTTTCTTAACCAAGATGCGATGGGGGTTATCTGTACCTTGGTTTGAGCGTTGGAGTCTGCGCTTGTTGGGCTTATCGCTGGTAGAACCAATTCCAGTATCAAAGGATTATCCAATTGAGTCAAGTTTGCAAACTAGATAA
- a CDS encoding ParA family protein translates to MVQKIALFNHKGGVSKTTTTFNLGWMLASKGKTVILVDTDPQCNLTGMALGQGTESDEARIEAIYNTHSNIRTGLAPAFESQPRAIEAVDCIPIEGQDGLFLLPGHVGFAEYEVTLGIAQELSGSIQALKNLPGSITDLLNKTAEKFTADYILIDMSPSLGAINQNLLMTSDFFIVPTTADFFSVMAIDSLAKVLPKWYAWAKQASSLPLLKGASYPFPDITLRFLGTIVQNFRIIRGKETAAFETWINKIEQDVSSKLVPILRQNSMLISDKLYAEHGISDSFCLTKISNFNSLIALSQEHQTPIYALTPQQLNQTGIVLKNNQAKQDDFKQTFAELADKIIGLTSPSYAVSA, encoded by the coding sequence ATGGTTCAAAAAATAGCCCTCTTTAATCACAAAGGCGGAGTTAGCAAAACTACAACCACATTTAATCTGGGTTGGATGCTTGCCTCAAAGGGAAAAACAGTAATTCTTGTCGATACCGATCCCCAGTGTAACCTAACGGGTATGGCTTTAGGGCAAGGAACAGAGAGCGACGAGGCAAGAATTGAGGCGATTTACAATACCCATTCAAATATTAGAACAGGGCTAGCACCAGCTTTTGAGTCACAGCCAAGGGCTATTGAGGCAGTAGACTGCATTCCCATTGAGGGACAAGATGGACTGTTTTTACTACCTGGTCATGTGGGTTTTGCGGAATATGAAGTCACATTGGGAATTGCTCAAGAGCTAAGTGGCTCAATTCAGGCTCTCAAAAACTTACCCGGCTCTATTACAGATTTATTGAATAAAACGGCTGAAAAGTTTACTGCAGATTACATTTTGATTGATATGAGTCCGAGTTTAGGAGCAATTAATCAGAATTTACTAATGACCAGTGACTTTTTTATCGTGCCTACTACTGCCGATTTCTTTTCGGTAATGGCAATTGATTCATTAGCTAAAGTTCTACCCAAATGGTACGCCTGGGCTAAACAGGCTAGTTCGCTTCCTTTATTGAAAGGAGCATCCTATCCATTTCCTGACATTACACTACGGTTTTTAGGTACTATTGTTCAAAATTTTCGGATTATTCGCGGCAAGGAAACGGCTGCTTTTGAAACATGGATTAATAAGATTGAGCAAGACGTTTCCTCTAAGCTGGTTCCGATTTTACGTCAAAATAGTATGTTAATTTCTGATAAATTATATGCTGAACATGGAATTAGTGACAGTTTTTGCTTAACAAAAATTTCCAACTTTAATAGCCTAATTGCTCTTTCTCAGGAACATCAGACTCCAATCTATGCCCTCACGCCTCAACAATTAAACCAAACAGGAATAGTGCTAAAAAATAACCAAGCAAAACAAGATGATTTTAAACAAACATTTGCCGAATTAGCCGATAAGATTATAGGACTCACTTCTCCTTCCTATGCAGTCAGCGCTTGA